A section of the Ornithinimicrobium sufpigmenti genome encodes:
- a CDS encoding metal-dependent transcriptional regulator, which yields MQLSEITPVAQDYLKVIWSATEWADAPITTTGLARRMRTTAPNVTDTLKRLAAQGLVDYTPYRPVVLTSVGERYAVEMVRRHRLLEAFLVRCLGYRWEEVHEEAEQLEHAVSDTMIERISEQLGHPEVDPHGDPIPSATGEVHRPAGAAPLAEVEQGEYVVVRVSDSDPGVLVRMRERGIVPGAHLRAGTGGVVRAAQPGRRRAALAAEEVRAIWVVPTGPKA from the coding sequence ATGCAGCTGAGCGAGATCACCCCGGTGGCCCAGGATTATCTGAAGGTCATCTGGTCGGCGACCGAATGGGCAGATGCGCCGATCACGACGACCGGCCTCGCGCGGCGCATGCGGACCACGGCGCCCAACGTGACCGACACCCTCAAGCGACTGGCTGCTCAGGGGCTGGTGGACTACACGCCGTACAGGCCGGTGGTGCTGACCTCTGTGGGGGAGCGGTATGCGGTCGAGATGGTTCGCCGTCACCGGCTCCTGGAGGCCTTTCTGGTCCGGTGCCTCGGTTACCGCTGGGAGGAGGTGCACGAGGAAGCGGAGCAGCTCGAGCATGCGGTCTCCGACACCATGATCGAGCGGATCTCCGAGCAGCTCGGCCATCCCGAGGTCGACCCGCACGGAGACCCCATCCCGAGCGCCACGGGAGAGGTGCACCGGCCCGCCGGGGCGGCTCCGCTGGCCGAGGTGGAGCAGGGCGAGTACGTCGTCGTCCGCGTCTCCGACAGCGATCCGGGAGTACTGGTCCGGATGCGGGAAAGGGGCATCGTCCCGGGTGCGCACCTGCGCGCGGGGACCGGTGGCGTCGTGCGCGCGGCCCAGCCGGGTCGGCGCCGGGCGGCGCTGGCGGCGGAGGAGGTCCGCGCGATCTGGGTGGTGCCCACCGGCCCGAAAGCTTGA
- a CDS encoding DsbA family protein: MLIAVFAAVVGIAVLLTGSSAGSGGADAAGAGSVPVVREDGHVVDDAGEGAPVLVEFLDFECEACLAAYPLVEQVRQEYAGELTFVVRYFPIDGHPAQAG; the protein is encoded by the coding sequence GTGTTGATCGCCGTCTTCGCGGCGGTGGTCGGCATCGCTGTTCTCCTCACCGGCTCCTCCGCCGGGTCCGGTGGTGCGGACGCGGCGGGTGCCGGGTCGGTTCCGGTGGTGCGCGAGGACGGCCATGTCGTCGACGATGCCGGTGAGGGGGCGCCGGTGCTGGTGGAGTTCCTGGACTTCGAGTGCGAGGCGTGCCTGGCGGCCTACCCGCTGGTGGAGCAGGTGCGGCAGGAGTACGCCGGGGAGCTGACGTTCGTGGTGCGCTACTTCCCGATCGATGGGCACCCCGCCCAGGCTGGGTGA
- a CDS encoding heavy metal-responsive transcriptional regulator: MRIGELAADTGVSPKTIRFYETAGVLPAPDRTASGYRAYDTSAVDRLAFVKAAQAAGLTLAQIRDIISAREASGAPCQHVAAILESHATALQARITALSDLLEHVHRLSQRAITLDPGQCLPQHVCHAIPTSQLTDRASSSS, from the coding sequence ATGCGAATCGGAGAGCTGGCCGCGGACACCGGTGTGAGCCCCAAGACCATTCGGTTCTACGAGACGGCCGGCGTACTGCCCGCGCCCGACCGGACAGCATCGGGCTACCGGGCGTATGACACCAGTGCGGTCGACCGTCTCGCGTTCGTCAAGGCAGCCCAGGCCGCCGGCCTGACCCTCGCTCAGATCCGCGATATCATCTCAGCGCGCGAGGCCAGCGGAGCACCCTGCCAGCACGTCGCTGCCATACTGGAGAGCCACGCCACCGCCCTCCAAGCACGCATCACAGCCCTCAGTGACCTGCTCGAGCATGTGCACCGGCTCAGCCAACGCGCGATCACACTGGATCCCGGCCAGTGCCTCCCCCAGCACGTCTGCCATGCCATCCCGACCAGCCAGCTGACCGACCGCGCCTCCAGCAGCAGCTGA
- the merA gene encoding mercury(II) reductase, translated as MEYDLIVIGTGGAAMAAGIEARSRGRSVLLIEHGPLGGTCLNVGCIPSKNLLAAAGQRHRALASRFRGVPTSAEGAVVGELMTQKQELIEHLRQTKYADVAEAHGFPIMYGHAQFLDEQSLQVGDRTLHAGAYVIATGATPHVPDLPGIGEVDYLTSTTAMEQQDLPTSMVVLGGGYVGLEQAQLWAHLGVDVTLVGRVAPYAEPEVADVLRTAFQQEGITVLEEYGREVAPHAGGVIVTTDSGVRVDGQRLLIATGRRASTSGLGLQAAGIGTDARGFILVDENLRTTNHRVHAAGDVCGAPQYVYVAARTGRVAAAGALGEPSTVDYRGLPGVTFTTPQVASAGLTEARALELGHDCDCRILGAQDIPRALVNQDTRGVLKLVIDARTRKVLGVHAALDGAGELMLAATYAIKFGLTVEDLADTWAPYLTMSEALRIAAGLFRTTIPTSCCA; from the coding sequence ATGGAGTACGACCTGATCGTGATCGGCACCGGAGGTGCGGCCATGGCCGCCGGGATCGAGGCGCGCTCCCGTGGCAGGAGTGTGCTGCTCATCGAGCATGGTCCACTCGGCGGCACCTGCTTGAACGTGGGCTGCATCCCGAGCAAGAACCTGTTGGCCGCCGCCGGTCAGCGACACCGCGCCTTGGCCAGCCGGTTTCGTGGCGTGCCCACCAGCGCTGAAGGCGCGGTGGTGGGCGAGCTGATGACCCAGAAGCAGGAACTCATCGAGCATCTGCGCCAGACGAAGTACGCCGACGTCGCCGAGGCCCACGGGTTTCCGATCATGTACGGGCACGCGCAGTTCCTCGACGAGCAGAGCCTCCAGGTCGGGGACCGGACGTTGCACGCGGGGGCGTACGTCATCGCGACCGGAGCAACCCCGCATGTCCCCGACCTGCCTGGTATCGGTGAGGTTGACTACCTGACCTCGACCACCGCCATGGAGCAACAGGACCTGCCCACCTCCATGGTCGTGCTCGGCGGTGGGTACGTCGGCTTGGAACAGGCCCAGCTGTGGGCACACCTGGGCGTCGACGTCACCCTCGTGGGCCGAGTCGCCCCCTACGCCGAACCCGAGGTCGCTGACGTGCTCCGCACCGCTTTCCAGCAGGAGGGCATCACGGTGCTCGAGGAATACGGGCGGGAAGTGGCGCCTCACGCCGGAGGGGTCATCGTCACCACCGACAGCGGCGTTCGAGTCGATGGCCAGCGGTTGCTGATCGCCACCGGCCGCCGCGCCAGCACCAGCGGTCTTGGGCTGCAGGCCGCCGGGATCGGCACCGACGCACGCGGATTCATCCTCGTGGATGAGAACCTGCGCACGACCAACCACCGCGTGCACGCCGCCGGGGATGTCTGCGGTGCCCCGCAGTACGTTTACGTCGCCGCGAGGACTGGCCGGGTTGCCGCGGCCGGTGCGCTGGGTGAGCCCTCCACGGTGGACTACCGCGGCCTGCCGGGGGTCACCTTCACCACTCCGCAGGTGGCCAGCGCCGGACTGACCGAAGCCCGCGCCCTTGAGCTTGGCCACGACTGCGACTGCCGAATCCTGGGCGCGCAGGACATTCCGCGCGCACTGGTCAACCAGGACACTCGGGGGGTGCTCAAGCTCGTCATCGACGCCCGGACCCGCAAGGTCCTGGGTGTGCACGCCGCACTTGACGGCGCCGGAGAGCTCATGCTCGCCGCGACGTACGCCATCAAGTTCGGGTTGACCGTCGAGGACCTGGCAGACACCTGGGCGCCCTACCTCACGATGAGCGAAGCCCTCCGCATAGCGGCCGGCCTGTTCCGGACCACCATCCCCACCAGCTGCTGCGCCTGA
- a CDS encoding cadmium resistance transporter, whose protein sequence is MILSWVLQAIGLFIATNIDDIIVLSLFFARGAGRPGTTARIVLGQYLGFAGILGAAVLVTLGADAFLPPAVIPYFGLIPLALGLWAAWEAWRGNEDDDDAGKVAGKNVAVWTVAGVTFANGGDNIGVYVPVFLSVRPAAVVAYCIVFLVLVAVLVVLAKFVATRPPIAEVLERWEHILFPIVLIGLGIAILVGGGAFGF, encoded by the coding sequence ATGATCCTGTCCTGGGTCCTGCAGGCGATCGGCCTGTTCATCGCGACCAACATTGATGACATCATCGTGCTCTCGCTGTTCTTCGCCCGGGGCGCAGGACGGCCCGGGACCACGGCCCGGATCGTGCTGGGCCAGTACCTGGGGTTCGCCGGCATCCTCGGTGCGGCAGTGCTCGTCACCCTGGGCGCGGACGCGTTCCTGCCCCCGGCAGTCATCCCGTACTTCGGACTCATCCCGTTGGCCCTGGGTCTGTGGGCCGCATGGGAGGCCTGGCGCGGGAACGAGGACGATGATGACGCCGGGAAAGTCGCCGGCAAGAACGTCGCGGTGTGGACCGTCGCCGGGGTTACCTTCGCCAACGGCGGGGATAATATCGGCGTCTACGTCCCGGTCTTCCTCAGCGTGAGACCAGCGGCCGTGGTGGCTTACTGCATCGTCTTCCTCGTGCTGGTCGCGGTCCTGGTCGTGCTGGCGAAGTTCGTGGCCACCCGCCCCCCGATCGCGGAGGTCCTCGAACGGTGGGAGCACATCCTGTTCCCCATTGTCCTGATCGGGCTGGGCATCGCCATCCTGGTCGGTGGCGGAGCCTTTGGCTTCTGA
- the cmtR gene encoding Cd(II)/Pb(II)-sensing metalloregulatory transcriptional regulator CmtR, with protein sequence MLTIASRLDVMNRLGRALADPTRSRLLLVLLEQPAYPAELARDLGLTRSNVSNHLTCLRDCGIVVAEPEGRRTRYEIADPHLARALTALIDVTLAVDENAPCLDLACSITGCCATEAGA encoded by the coding sequence GTGCTGACCATTGCTTCTCGTCTGGATGTGATGAACCGGTTGGGCCGGGCGCTGGCCGATCCCACCCGGTCACGACTTCTGCTGGTGCTGCTCGAGCAGCCGGCCTACCCGGCGGAGCTGGCGCGCGACCTGGGCCTGACGCGCTCCAACGTGTCCAACCATCTGACCTGCCTGCGCGACTGCGGCATCGTGGTCGCCGAGCCCGAAGGCCGCCGGACACGCTATGAGATCGCGGACCCGCACCTAGCGCGGGCGCTGACCGCGCTGATTGACGTCACCCTCGCAGTGGACGAGAACGCCCCGTGTCTCGATCTGGCCTGCTCGATCACCGGATGCTGCGCCACCGAGGCAGGCGCATGA
- a CDS encoding cation diffusion facilitator family transporter, which yields MSAGHDHGSAASHRGRLAVAFAITVTILVAEVIGAVWTGSLALLVDAGHMLTDAAGLLMALVAASLALRPPTPARTWGFRRAEVLAAGAQATVLLGVGVYAFVEGVRRLYDPPEISSTGVLLFFGIVGLAGNIASMLALSSGRNANLNMRAAFLEVVNDALGSVAVIVSAVVIATTGWVRIDAIAGMLIAALIVPRAITILRQAGHILLESTPKGLDLDDVRAHLLTVPHVQDVHDLHASTIATGLPVLTAHVVLDDECFTDGHAAEMLASLQDCVAAHFTVSIEHSTFQLQPPGHAEREHAAHA from the coding sequence ATGAGCGCAGGTCACGACCACGGGTCGGCGGCCAGCCATCGGGGCCGGCTGGCGGTCGCCTTCGCGATCACCGTGACCATCCTGGTCGCCGAGGTGATCGGAGCGGTGTGGACCGGCTCCCTGGCCCTGCTGGTCGACGCCGGGCACATGCTGACCGACGCTGCCGGTCTGCTCATGGCCCTGGTCGCCGCGTCGCTGGCGCTGCGCCCGCCCACCCCGGCCCGGACCTGGGGGTTCCGCCGGGCCGAGGTCCTCGCCGCAGGCGCCCAGGCCACCGTGCTCCTGGGGGTCGGGGTCTACGCCTTCGTCGAAGGCGTCCGCCGGCTCTATGACCCCCCGGAGATCAGCTCCACCGGCGTACTGCTCTTCTTCGGCATCGTCGGCCTGGCCGGCAACATCGCCTCGATGCTCGCCCTCAGCTCTGGCCGGAACGCGAACCTGAACATGCGCGCCGCGTTCCTGGAGGTCGTTAACGACGCACTCGGGTCGGTGGCCGTTATCGTCAGCGCGGTGGTCATCGCGACCACCGGGTGGGTCCGCATCGACGCCATCGCCGGCATGCTCATCGCCGCTCTCATCGTGCCCCGGGCGATCACCATCCTGCGCCAGGCCGGGCACATCCTGCTGGAGTCGACCCCCAAGGGTCTGGACCTGGACGACGTGCGCGCACACCTGCTCACCGTCCCGCACGTGCAGGACGTGCACGATCTGCACGCCTCCACCATCGCCACCGGTCTGCCCGTGCTGACCGCCCACGTCGTCCTGGACGATGAGTGCTTTACCGACGGTCACGCCGCCGAGATGCTCGCCTCGCTCCAGGACTGCGTCGCGGCCCATTTCACCGTCAGCATCGAGCACTCCACCTTCCAGCTCCAACCACCGGGCCACGCCGAACGCGAGCATGCAGCCCACGCCTGA
- a CDS encoding heavy metal translocating P-type ATPase, which yields MSGPKTPQREVAVDACGCEVVTGPPARAGEVEEPATKLWQVREVQLGLLSGALLLAGFLAGLAGWDTVGLVLAAAALLVGGSTFVPGALRRLARGKLGVGLLMTIGAVGATLLGQVEEAAALAFLFSLSEGLEEYSLARTRHGLRALLDLVPKEASVLRGGQELAVDPAQLVLGDVMVVRPGQRLATDGTVRTGRSTLDTSAITGESMPVETGPGQDVFAGSINGTGALEVEVTSTAQDNSLARIVHVVEAEQSRRGTTQRLADRIAGPLVPGILIAAASTAVLGALLDDPSVWVHRALVMVVAASPCALAISVPVTSVASIGAASRRGILVKGGAAMEALGKVRTVALDKTGTLTRNQPVVIDVATAPGTDRERVLAWAAALEARSEHPLATAILAATGRVPAAQDVEAVVGAGLVGTVDGARVRLGKPDWVDPGALTGHVRGMQQAGATAVVVEVDGHVVGAIAVRDELRPEAAEVIARFRDRGYTVAMLTGDNHATAAALAAEAGIEQVHADLRPEDKSKVVTGLRGHGATAMVGDGVNDAPALATADVGVAMGAMGTDVAIETADVALMGDDLRLLPFAFDHARRTRAIMLQNVVLSLVLIAVLIPLALLGVLGLAAVVLIHELAEVLVIANGVRAGRARHLATPAHSPADPVPLEGATA from the coding sequence GTGAGCGGACCGAAGACGCCGCAGCGGGAGGTGGCGGTGGACGCGTGCGGGTGCGAGGTGGTCACGGGTCCGCCGGCTCGGGCAGGAGAGGTCGAGGAGCCGGCGACGAAGCTGTGGCAGGTGCGGGAGGTCCAGCTGGGGCTGCTCTCGGGTGCGCTGCTGCTGGCCGGGTTTCTTGCCGGGCTCGCGGGATGGGACACCGTCGGTCTCGTGCTCGCCGCGGCGGCGCTGCTCGTGGGTGGCTCCACGTTCGTGCCGGGCGCGTTGCGCCGCCTGGCGCGCGGCAAGCTCGGCGTGGGCCTGCTGATGACGATCGGCGCGGTCGGGGCGACCCTGCTGGGACAGGTCGAGGAGGCCGCGGCGCTGGCGTTCCTGTTCTCCCTGAGCGAAGGCCTGGAGGAGTACTCTCTGGCCCGCACCCGGCACGGTCTGCGGGCCCTGCTGGACCTGGTACCCAAGGAGGCGAGCGTCCTCCGCGGCGGTCAGGAACTCGCGGTGGACCCGGCGCAGCTGGTGCTCGGGGACGTGATGGTGGTGCGGCCCGGGCAGCGGCTGGCGACCGACGGGACCGTGCGGACCGGCCGAAGCACCCTGGACACCTCGGCCATCACCGGTGAGTCGATGCCGGTGGAGACCGGGCCGGGCCAGGACGTCTTCGCCGGGTCGATCAACGGCACCGGGGCACTGGAGGTGGAGGTCACCTCCACCGCCCAGGACAACTCCCTAGCGCGGATCGTGCACGTCGTGGAGGCCGAGCAGTCGCGCCGCGGCACCACCCAGCGTCTGGCCGACCGGATCGCCGGCCCGCTCGTACCGGGCATCCTGATCGCCGCGGCGTCGACCGCCGTTCTGGGCGCGCTGCTGGACGACCCGTCGGTCTGGGTGCACCGGGCCCTGGTCATGGTGGTCGCGGCCTCCCCGTGCGCGCTGGCGATCTCGGTGCCGGTCACCAGCGTCGCCTCGATCGGCGCCGCCAGCCGCCGCGGGATCCTCGTCAAGGGCGGCGCCGCGATGGAGGCCCTGGGCAAGGTCCGCACCGTCGCCCTGGACAAGACCGGCACCCTGACCCGCAACCAGCCAGTCGTGATCGACGTCGCCACCGCCCCCGGGACCGACCGTGAGCGGGTGCTGGCCTGGGCCGCGGCGCTGGAGGCGCGCAGCGAGCACCCGCTCGCTACTGCGATCCTGGCCGCCACCGGCCGGGTGCCCGCCGCGCAGGACGTCGAAGCCGTCGTCGGTGCGGGCCTGGTCGGCACCGTGGACGGGGCCCGGGTCCGGCTGGGAAAGCCCGACTGGGTCGACCCCGGTGCGCTGACCGGGCACGTGAGGGGTATGCAGCAGGCGGGCGCGACCGCGGTCGTGGTCGAGGTCGACGGCCACGTGGTCGGCGCGATCGCCGTCCGGGACGAGCTGCGGCCCGAGGCGGCCGAGGTCATCGCCCGCTTCCGCGACCGCGGCTACACCGTGGCCATGCTCACCGGCGACAACCACGCCACGGCCGCGGCGTTGGCCGCTGAGGCTGGGATCGAGCAGGTGCACGCCGACCTGCGCCCGGAGGACAAGTCGAAGGTCGTCACCGGACTGCGCGGCCACGGCGCGACGGCGATGGTCGGCGACGGCGTCAACGACGCGCCCGCGCTGGCCACCGCCGACGTCGGCGTCGCGATGGGTGCCATGGGCACCGACGTGGCGATCGAGACCGCCGACGTGGCCCTGATGGGCGATGACCTGCGGCTGCTGCCGTTCGCGTTCGACCACGCCCGCCGCACCCGGGCGATCATGCTGCAGAACGTCGTGCTGTCCCTGGTCCTGATCGCGGTCCTGATCCCGCTGGCCCTGCTCGGCGTGCTCGGCCTGGCGGCCGTGGTGCTGATCCACGAGCTGGCCGAGGTCCTGGTCATCGCCAACGGCGTCCGTGCCGGCCGCGCCAGGCACCTGGCCACCCCAGCGCACTCCCCGGCGGATCCCGTCCCACTGGAAGGAGCGACCGCATGA
- a CDS encoding ArsR/SmtB family transcription factor — protein sequence MTMTSTSGRIPDDSSRGEGLDVAAALFHGLSDPSRLAILQHLTLGEHRVRDLTEHLGLAQSTVSAHLACLRDCGLVVSRPEGRASMFSLTSAPELLGVLDAAERLLAASGYAVALCPNYGVGTGGNPAPEQLRTHAGQEPGA from the coding sequence ATGACGATGACATCAACGAGTGGGCGCATACCGGACGATAGTTCACGGGGCGAGGGACTGGACGTGGCGGCGGCGCTGTTCCACGGTCTGTCGGACCCGTCGCGGTTGGCGATCCTGCAGCACCTGACGCTGGGGGAGCACAGGGTGCGGGACCTGACGGAGCACCTGGGGCTGGCGCAGTCCACGGTGAGCGCGCACCTGGCGTGCCTGCGGGACTGCGGCCTGGTGGTCTCGCGCCCGGAGGGTCGGGCCTCGATGTTCTCGCTGACCAGCGCCCCGGAGCTGCTGGGCGTGCTCGACGCGGCGGAGCGGTTGCTCGCGGCATCCGGGTATGCCGTCGCGTTGTGCCCGAACTATGGCGTGGGGACCGGGGGGAACCCGGCCCCCGAGCAGCTGCGCACCCACGCCGGGCAGGAGCCGGGGGCGTGA
- a CDS encoding vitamin K epoxide reductase family protein produces the protein MQLSTAEPGELTAPPQEHGGPVAPAVGWVLLVCGWVGLSAAFVLLVEKIRLVADPGYVPSCSISPLLSCGSVMSTAQAEVFGFPNPILGVAGFAALVTVAVTILSGARLPSWYWVGLTVGTGLGAVFVHWLIFQSVYRIGALCPYCMVVWVVTVAAFVAVLARWSRAGALPRWVADYATSLVVAWVLVIAALIGVQFWEYWVTLI, from the coding sequence ATGCAGCTCTCAACGGCTGAGCCGGGTGAGCTCACCGCCCCGCCCCAGGAGCACGGCGGCCCGGTGGCACCGGCGGTCGGCTGGGTGCTGCTGGTGTGCGGCTGGGTCGGTCTGTCGGCCGCGTTCGTGCTGCTGGTGGAGAAGATCCGGCTGGTCGCCGATCCGGGCTACGTGCCTAGCTGCAGCATCAGCCCGCTGCTGAGCTGCGGGTCGGTGATGAGCACCGCCCAGGCGGAGGTGTTCGGGTTCCCTAACCCGATCCTGGGCGTGGCCGGCTTCGCCGCGCTGGTCACCGTCGCCGTCACGATCCTCAGCGGCGCCCGGCTGCCGTCCTGGTACTGGGTCGGCCTGACCGTGGGTACGGGGCTGGGGGCGGTGTTCGTGCACTGGCTCATCTTCCAGAGCGTCTACCGCATCGGCGCGCTGTGCCCGTACTGCATGGTGGTCTGGGTGGTCACCGTGGCCGCGTTCGTCGCGGTGCTGGCCCGGTGGTCCCGCGCAGGGGCGCTTCCGCGGTGGGTGGCGGATTATGCGACCAGCCTCGTGGTGGCCTGGGTGCTGGTCATCGCAGCCCTGATAGGCGTCCAGTTCTGGGAGTACTGGGTCACGCTTATCTGA
- a CDS encoding DsbA family protein: MRRNVVVSGVLIAAFALVVVVVALATRTSPGGNNEEAASTSSAVSVVRKDSHVLSDAGEEAPVLVEFLDFECEACGAAYPFVEQVREEYAGELTFVVRYFPIPSHANSMNAAVAVEAAAQQGRFEEMYARMFQTQTEWGEQQESKAPLFREFAEDLGLDMEAYDAAVADPAAQQRVEQDRQDGMALGVQGTPTFFLDGELLRPTSEDDFRAQIDAALNG, encoded by the coding sequence ATGCGACGCAACGTGGTCGTTTCCGGCGTGCTGATCGCCGCCTTTGCCCTGGTGGTGGTCGTCGTCGCCCTCGCGACCCGCACCTCTCCTGGGGGCAACAACGAGGAGGCTGCTTCGACAAGTTCGGCGGTGTCGGTTGTGAGGAAGGACAGCCACGTGCTCTCGGATGCCGGTGAAGAGGCGCCGGTGCTGGTGGAGTTCCTCGACTTCGAGTGCGAGGCATGTGGGGCCGCGTACCCGTTCGTGGAGCAGGTGCGTGAGGAGTACGCCGGGGAGCTGACGTTCGTGGTGCGGTACTTCCCGATTCCTAGCCACGCCAACTCGATGAATGCGGCGGTGGCGGTCGAGGCTGCGGCGCAGCAGGGTCGGTTCGAGGAGATGTACGCGCGGATGTTCCAGACGCAGACCGAGTGGGGTGAGCAGCAGGAGTCCAAGGCGCCGCTGTTCCGTGAGTTCGCCGAGGATCTCGGGCTGGACATGGAGGCTTACGACGCGGCTGTCGCGGACCCGGCGGCCCAGCAGCGCGTGGAGCAGGACCGGCAGGACGGCATGGCACTGGGCGTGCAGGGTACCCCGACCTTTTTCCTGGACGGTGAGCTTCTGCGGCCGACCTCCGAGGACGACTTCCGGGCTCAGATCGATGCAGCTCTCAACGGCTGA
- a CDS encoding signal peptidase II: MDAQLPARTPARTRAALCVGAGAVAVLDLGGKAWAERALATRRLEAGPVDLVLGYNPGVAFSLGADAPAALVLTVTGLVIATIAALAWRAAPTWTPWRVIAVAAVLGGALGNFIDRALDGVVTDYLHTGWWPTFNLADTAIVTGAVLLVLLELRPPRHPVRTDTRG, encoded by the coding sequence ATGGATGCACAGCTGCCGGCGCGCACGCCTGCCCGGACGCGCGCGGCCCTGTGTGTCGGTGCGGGCGCTGTGGCCGTGCTCGACCTGGGCGGGAAGGCGTGGGCTGAGCGGGCGTTGGCCACCCGGCGTCTCGAGGCCGGCCCGGTGGACCTGGTTCTCGGTTACAACCCCGGGGTGGCGTTCTCGCTGGGCGCTGACGCGCCAGCCGCGCTGGTGCTCACCGTCACCGGCCTGGTCATCGCCACCATCGCGGCCTTGGCCTGGCGGGCCGCGCCGACATGGACGCCGTGGCGGGTCATCGCCGTGGCGGCGGTTCTTGGCGGCGCGCTCGGAAACTTCATCGACCGGGCACTCGACGGTGTGGTCACCGACTACCTGCACACCGGGTGGTGGCCCACCTTCAACCTGGCTGACACCGCGATCGTCACCGGGGCTGTCCTGCTGGTGCTGCTCGAGCTGCGCCCACCACGGCACCCGGTCCGAACCGACACCCGTGGCTGA
- a CDS encoding TlpA family protein disulfide reductase: MARPRLVALLAAAALALTGCSGEGSSINEQMRQGDQKGYVAGDGTIQALMPEQRETVITLEGTTLEGEPWSSADHRGEVVVVNVWGSWCGPCIEEAPALEQVASDLREAGEPVRFIGVNSRDSVPSALAFQQAYGVSYPSLQDDGGRTRAQLGGLAVATPSTIVLDGQGRVAARVSGQVDASTLRGLVDDVLESGSAR; the protein is encoded by the coding sequence GTGGCCCGCCCGCGCCTCGTAGCCCTTCTTGCCGCGGCGGCACTGGCCCTGACTGGTTGCAGCGGGGAGGGGTCGAGCATCAACGAGCAGATGCGCCAGGGCGACCAGAAGGGGTATGTCGCCGGTGACGGCACCATCCAGGCCTTGATGCCCGAGCAGCGCGAGACCGTGATCACGCTGGAGGGCACCACGTTGGAGGGTGAGCCGTGGTCCTCGGCGGATCACCGGGGCGAGGTCGTGGTGGTCAACGTGTGGGGTTCCTGGTGCGGCCCGTGCATCGAGGAGGCGCCCGCCCTGGAGCAGGTCGCCTCGGACCTGCGCGAAGCAGGTGAGCCGGTGCGGTTCATCGGCGTCAACAGCCGTGACTCGGTACCGAGCGCTCTCGCGTTCCAGCAGGCTTACGGCGTCTCCTATCCGTCGTTGCAGGACGACGGCGGGCGCACCCGTGCCCAGCTCGGTGGGCTGGCGGTGGCGACCCCGTCGACGATCGTGCTGGACGGGCAGGGTCGGGTGGCGGCCCGCGTCAGCGGCCAGGTGGACGCCTCGACGCTGCGCGGCCTGGTCGACGACGTGCTGGAGAGTGGGTCCGCCCGGTGA
- a CDS encoding cytochrome c biogenesis CcdA family protein translates to MSEVVLSGPLLLAAAIATLAGLVSFASPCVLPLVPGYLGYLSGMTSPMSSAAAPGRWRPMVGAALFVVGFSVVFITMSVVISSLGVALAQHQGLLLRLGGAIVLALGAVMVLQPTASVSVRWRPMAGLPGAPLLGVVFGLGFSACTGPALAAIQTLGTSILPGDGAVGRAVVLAIAYCLGLGLPFVLVAAGMGWVSRGSSWLRDHHRFVQRVGGGLLVLLGLLMVAGVWAEAMAWVQTRLTSNFRTVI, encoded by the coding sequence GTGAGTGAGGTCGTCCTCAGCGGGCCGCTGCTGCTGGCTGCGGCGATCGCGACGCTGGCTGGTCTGGTCTCGTTCGCTTCGCCCTGCGTGCTGCCGTTGGTGCCGGGGTATCTCGGTTACCTCTCGGGGATGACGTCGCCCATGTCGAGCGCTGCCGCGCCGGGGCGGTGGCGCCCGATGGTGGGGGCGGCGCTGTTCGTGGTGGGTTTCTCGGTCGTCTTCATCACGATGAGCGTGGTCATCTCCTCCCTGGGGGTGGCCCTGGCGCAGCATCAGGGCCTGCTGCTGCGGCTCGGTGGTGCGATTGTGCTTGCCCTGGGAGCGGTGATGGTGCTGCAGCCGACAGCGTCGGTGTCGGTGCGGTGGCGCCCAATGGCAGGGCTGCCCGGTGCCCCGCTGCTTGGGGTGGTCTTCGGGCTCGGTTTCTCCGCGTGCACCGGGCCCGCCCTTGCTGCGATCCAGACCCTCGGCACCTCGATCCTGCCCGGCGATGGTGCGGTCGGCCGGGCGGTCGTGCTCGCGATCGCCTACTGCCTCGGTCTGGGGCTGCCGTTCGTGCTGGTCGCCGCCGGCATGGGGTGGGTCAGCCGCGGGTCCTCCTGGCTGCGTGACCACCACCGGTTCGTGCAGCGGGTCGGCGGTGGGCTGTTGGTCCTCCTCGGCCTGCTCATGGTGGCCGGCGTATGGGCCGAAGCGATGGCATGGGTCCAGACCCGGCTGACCAGCAACTTCAGGACGGTGATCTGA